The Aethina tumida isolate Nest 87 chromosome 6, icAetTumi1.1, whole genome shotgun sequence nucleotide sequence AAGTTTGATCTGAATGTTGTTGAACATATCCTGATTGTTTtcagtgttaaaattaacCGTACTGTATTACtgtagattttaatatttttactttaacgTAAGGACTAAAAAGGgggtttttatttgttttaacatcGCTTTTAACTGTAGGGCAAAAGTTCAATCTCgatattttgaatgttttttttagttttctcaattaactaattaattcatGGAATTTTATGgtctgatttatttattttattggagaAGAACTTTTGTTTAATCATTCCCCttaaatgtatgtatacataaattggcaataagttaaaatataagacTTATTTTAGACGGTTTTTGAGattgtattatatatcttatctgtgtatatatttatttgactcATAGAAATTAGTATAacccttttaaatattaggttTACATATCAAATTAGGTTTTTGAAAATCAGactgtattttttgtattagtacaaataaaattatatatttttcaatatgtttatttgtggtttaatttcttattagaaTTTCCTTccccaaaattttgaaatttttgctgttctcttcattattttcaataaatttattaaattttaatcaattaattaatttgttaaaatttatggtctgttaaatttattatccaaGAGGAGAACTTGGATATGTTTAATCATTCCCCTTAAATAGACGTATACACAAAATTGgcaataagtttaaatttaagactTATTTTAGACGATTTTGagattgtattaaatatcttatctgtgcacatatttattttacgcaCTCGAAATTAGtaaaaccattttaaaaatttgatttacatatcaatttattacttaaattgatatgtacaaattaaattatatagatttcaatatgtttatatataattaaatatattctttatatttaatatttgagaaaaatggtactaaaatttaaaagtatatttttaaatgttcaataacTTAATCTATAGTTTATGAactaaattatagttttaattaataaatttattattttcctgaATCCATGATAATACTTCCATTAGCAGtgttttttcttctttcctTGGGGGTGTTTAATCCAGTGGTATAGATAGATTTGccactattattttttaaaatttcgtgcCTAAAAGGGTGTCTCGCTTTCAAATGGGTCACGCTGTATATATTCGTATAACTCAATAAATTTGAACTACTCCCACAGAACTACTGTGtgtttacaatataaaaaattggaactactctaatttattaacatacatAACCTGCTACGTGTTATGTTATCAATTCAGTTTAAACTCCAATATGACTGAAACAATGTCCAATAAAACGATTTTAGTAACCGGTGGCACGGGACTGGTAGGAAAGGCAATCGAAACAGTGGTTTTATCGGAGAAACGAACCGACGAAAAATGGATATTCATCAGCAGCAAAGACGCAGATTTATGGTGAAACTTTATTAATCTGATGACCTGGCAATTTTATCAACACCTTTGAAATTTCTAGCGATTACAATGCCACAAAGCAACTATTTGAAAAACACAATCCGACCCACGTTATACATTTGGCCGCAATGGTCGGCGGATTGTTCCACAACATGAACCACAACTTAGACTTTCTGGtaagcaaacaataaaataaatgaacacaAACTGAAAGTTGTACATTACAGAGGAAGAACCTGCACATGAATGACAATGTGCTACAAGTGAGCCATGAAACTGGTGTCCAAAAGGTGGTATCTTGCTTGTCCACCTGCATATTCCCAGACAAAACCCAGTATCCCATTGATGAGACCATGGTACGTCAATTTGTCGTAGCTTCCCACATTGATGGTTCAATTTTAGATCCACAATGGTCCACCTCATCCGTCCAACTTCGGCTACAGCTACGCCAAACGCCTGATAGACGTGATGAACAAAGCGTACCACGAACAACATCGCTGTCAGTTCACCTCGGTGGTGCCGTGCAACGTTTTCGGCCCGCACGACAACTTCAACCTCGAAAGCAGCCACGTAATACCCGGCTTAATCAGGAAATTGTACGACATCGTCCAAAGTGGCGGTGACACCTTTACCGTAATGGGAACAGGGAAGCCACTGAGGCAATTCATTTACTCTCTGGATTTAGCCAGGTTGTTTTTGTGGGTGCTTCGGGAATACGACGAAATCGAGCCTATCATCCTTTCCGGTAATTCGATTTACTTGCAACATTGTCACAGTTAATATGTTCGCTGTTACAGTTGATGAGAGTGCCGAAGTCAGTATAAAGGAGATGGCCGAGGAGCTGGTGAAAGCTTTCAATTTTAAGGggaaaattgtttatgataCAACAAAAGCTGATGGGCAGTACAAAAAGACTGCCAGCAATGCAAAGCTGAGGAAGTATTTACCCGATTTTAAATTCACACCGTTCCCTGAAGCCATAAAAGAAACTGTGGATTGGTACAGGAAAAACCACAGCATTGCcagacattaaatatatattttttgaaaaattttgtaatacatTACAGTAAAATATGTGAAGTATGACGTGTTTTTTATCTGTTGggataattatagtttaaattatttggccaattaaaatatatttattaacatttgggttatttcagttttatatttaatttttatctatacatctacatttttaatttaattaaatccttgAAAGTCAGTCATTGTCTGTATGTTTCAAATAGTTTACATACAGTTTATCCAAAGGCATGTGACAAAGATTCTCTAAGTCCTTGACACTTGGTGGCAATTTACTGGTTTCAATCTCCTCAAACGTCggatacataaataaatatttcacttttgaaACATATCTTCCAAAAACAATTGCCGGTGTGCCATCATCCTTTTCCAATTGTTTGGCCAATCCACCAGACACCAACAAGTCGTTTACGTAATCGCAAAAGTGTCCGCACAATTCCCGTATTGCCACATGCAAAATCACCCTTTCCTCTTCAACTTCAACGATTTTACAGATCATAGTACGTTTAGTAACCAAATTTGAGAAGTGATCCACGTCGTGCCTCGTCCAGATTGGAgagtctttaaataaataaatctataaatacaaTGGATAAATCAACAAAGTTTTGCTTACTATTGGGTTGAATGCCCGCAAGACAAGCACGAAATGCAAACCGGGCAACACTTGCATGATGTGCCTGCAAATAGTAAACGTCCTGAAGACCGACGTCCAAAATGTTGCCGCTGTCCACGCAAAAAACCCTGATCTTATCCCTGTTAATCGTGCAGCAACTCGAAACGATTGCCCTGCAGTAATTTTCATCCACCCTCACCACGCACGCCAAACCTTTAGCCAGAACATCCTGCGGAATGTTTATCTGATTCTCGAAAAGCCCGTAAATGCGATTCATATGAATCTGAAACAGTTCCAACTCCCGCGGCTTGATCACGATCCAAAACTTGTTCGGATCGTAAATTGACGCAACCGTACTTTCGTAATAGTCGTCGACTTTAAGAGTTTTGTACAGTCTCGGTTGCACAAACTTGTCTTTGTCCATGACCACTTTGTGTCTGCGGTCGCCCTTCAGGCCGGGCAAGAGGGCGACGGACTTGCACTTGTTCAGATCGACAATGTCGGGCAGTAAATTGAACAGCGAGAAAAAATTAGAGCAGTTGTATTGCATTGGATCCAAACTGTGTCCATAGTACTTTTGAAATGCCGCGTCCACATCTTTGAACTTCGCACCGTTAGGAAAGTTCTGTAATACGTATTTTACCTGATTCCTCAACAAATTCCACGCATTGTCTGAAAAGGAACTGCCGCTGTTTATAGACTGTCCCGTCGACATTATCACTGTGCACTTTGGCAAATAAAGCTGGTTCTATTGGATACTTCGGCTCTAACGACATAAATTAGTTGTCATAGTCAAAGAATTGTCTATACTAAATAACCAAACATAAGAATTAAACTTaggttagaaatttaaattgtaaacactcgtcaaataatatttattactgatGTTGGTAGAGCTGCAAATGGCGTCTTCAATTTAGGCTGGCGACCCTGGACTTTCGAAATTGTACTCAACGTTGCCGTTGTGCATAAttagtacaaatattttatcgcTGGTTTctgtgtttatattatatttattttatataataattgtctttaatttgaaataattaagatattttagagataacgttaatatttacaaatttgaaaacaaccaaaaagtttgaatttataaatgtgttcataaaaatttcaaaaaaaaaacacaaaaaaattatatttaaggatttcatttcattaaagattgcaaaattacgttgtcaatttatttatttatttatttatttattttgaaaatattcaatttttgttgaactttctgaaaaaaatagatagttaagttagattaggtttccatttttttttttttgaaaatattttatttttgatgaaatttccgaaaagaaatatgtataaaatataaaaaaaccttTTCATACAAGGCATatggtataaaaaaaattataaaaatttcgagtaaaaattacaaaaattagcatttttcaaatttaaaattaagaaattaattttttacttgatcAAATCATGCCGTTGGAGtggtgttttattattaatagaatgtgtattttatacatatttggttaagattgaaatctggcAACTGTGCGGTCTAAAATCTCCcaaatagattattttaaatcaagttGACGGAATGCCTTTATAAACTTCACTGCGGTCGCAGATTCTGCAactatatcaattaaaatgattgCATTAAAACAACGAATTATCTAACTTATTCATAATacgaaaaacaacaaatatcgAATACCAAACGCCGCGCCATCTAGCGGCTGCACCGCGCCGCAAAAAAGTCCCCAACTTTTTGGTGCCTTTCTTGCGATTCTTTTGTCACCAGAAATCAATGTTGGTAGACGCCGCACGGAATTCTGGGTAAATGGCGGACGGCGTGTGAAGTGTCCGGATCGTCCTCCTGCCAATTCGTACGATGCCGCGCTCCAAAAAAGCCGTAAGTTGTCCGTTCGCGTCGCAATCGACGGTTAGAACGTGGGGCCGCGTCCTAAAACCCCATTGCCCGCACCGCGACGTCTCGTTCGTCGCGTCCGCACCGTtcaagaaaaatgttaatgtcaTTTTTTCACGCCAGCCGATGTGTGTGTAATGATGCACTTGCCCGTGTTTATTTTGCCTTTTTTCCCATTGTCGCGCCGCCTGATGCCGCGTGACCGGTCGTCGCGACGCCAAATTCGCACGTACCCAATCGTATTTCGGCTGGATCGGGCGTTTTTCGCGTTTTTTAGCGGCGACACGGccgtttaaaaattcataaccaaaaagaacgaaaaaaaaaaaaaacacaagtaATCCCGGCGGTTTGCTGAAGCCGTGCCGGGTTGATTGTAACTTTAATTGGAGTAATTGGTGTGGTGCAGGGTTGTGGGCATAGTTTAGGGCGTTGGCTGTGCACCGTTTCCCTTTTTTTAAACGATATCTTCGGCGTTACTCATGCCTCATGAATACTTGATGTGCTTTATTGAACTCCCCCCTAGAAACCAAAAACGTTGCACGcctcgtttatttatttacttttattaaatatgcgGAGCCGTTGTCCCGCCTTGTTGATTTTTGTGCATTAATGCTGTCTCTCGTTACAGTGCCAATAAGATATTGTTGTTACAAGTTGTTTGTTTTGCCTAGTCGAAAGGAATTATGGATGATGACGGTGATAATATGTCCGGCAGTGATTTCGACGATGACGAGGATCCAGACAAGATTGAGGTGCCCGGTATGTGTTATGTAATTTAGGTTGTTTCGTAACCTTGGACTAAGAGCACATGGTTTTCGCTCTAACCAAAACAAAACACCAATCCTATTGGAACTTGTTACTTATATACACGTAATTGTTTTTAGGTGGCGGCAAAGATTTGGCCGCCGCCGCGTCCATTCTGGAGCAGCGGGACGCTAAAATGAAACAGGAAAATGTTTCAAAGCCAGACATGAAAATGCCCCCAATGATGAACTACAACAACAAAATGATGAAGAACATGCCACCGAATTATGATGCAATGATGCGCAACCCCGCCGCCACCagtaagtttaaatttgttgtttgttgctttaaaatttgggagtttcatgttAATTTCCTTGTTGGGGTGTATATCTTTGTCATTTGTTCATAAGTTTAATCTTAATTACACATTCAATGTTTGATTATGAACAGACGATTAAAGTAAATAGTAGAGAAGTGGATTCTAGACTTTTTGATTATCATTAAACGGTACATGtgttgttattgttaaaattgagtaGAATTTTAACCTGTttatgagaaaaataaaagtacaacAAAGCGACGTTTTGGAACGTtgccaaaaattttatttcatgttggacacatgtttaaaatttaaaatcaaaacacatgataatcaaaagtaaaaattgttatgtttCATTGACTGTGcagtaaataaacttaatgaaaaaatattacattgcaaaaaatctgtttttagCCATAGAAACTTAAATTAACATGATGGAACGAAAAATACTGGAATAAAGTAGatagcaaaataaataaatttaccatgTTTTCCTGGAGTTTACAGTTAGCATATttgtcataattatttatagattttgtttTATGCAGTGGGTTTTACTCAGATGAGGCAGGTGAGACAATGCCTCACCTATTATAATGACTTTATTGATATacttcttatatatttattctttaaaatacaatataacaaAGAACAAAAGGTAATATGTTGTAAAACCGACAATTAAACATGTGTAAtagttttacattaaatttcaatgagaATTTTGTACACAAATTCTCTAGAGGcacatttaaatgtgttattgtcgctcatatttaaaatcataattcaaaattgttaaagtaGGCATTCACTGATTAAAAATCCACTTCTCTACAACCGTCCCTCGAACCAAATAAAAACCATTGTaactaaaaaatgataaatgtgaGCGTAGTGGGCTCGCCGTACGGCATGAGCAGCGTGGCCGCGATGGCGAGCATGCTCAGCAGCCTGGGCGGCGGCGGTCCCATGAACATGGGCGCCATGTTCGGGCAGG carries:
- the LOC109606294 gene encoding GDP-L-fucose synthase → MTETMSNKTILVTGGTGLVGKAIETVVLSEKRTDEKWIFISSKDADLCDYNATKQLFEKHNPTHVIHLAAMVGGLFHNMNHNLDFLRKNLHMNDNVLQVSHETGVQKVVSCLSTCIFPDKTQYPIDETMIHNGPPHPSNFGYSYAKRLIDVMNKAYHEQHRCQFTSVVPCNVFGPHDNFNLESSHVIPGLIRKLYDIVQSGGDTFTVMGTGKPLRQFIYSLDLARLFLWVLREYDEIEPIILSVDESAEVSIKEMAEELVKAFNFKGKIVYDTTKADGQYKKTASNAKLRKYLPDFKFTPFPEAIKETVDWYRKNHSIARH
- the LOC109604608 gene encoding uncharacterized protein LOC109604608 — protein: MSTGQSINSGSSFSDNAWNLLRNQVKYVLQNFPNGAKFKDVDAAFQKYYGHSLDPMQYNCSNFFSLFNLLPDIVDLNKCKSVALLPGLKGDRRHKVVMDKDKFVQPRLYKTLKVDDYYESTVASIYDPNKFWIVIKPRELELFQIHMNRIYGLFENQINIPQDVLAKGLACVVRVDENYCRAIVSSCCTINRDKIRVFCVDSGNILDVGLQDVYYLQAHHASVARFAFRACLAGIQPNNSPIWTRHDVDHFSNLVTKRTMICKIVEVEEERVILHVAIRELCGHFCDYVNDLLVSGGLAKQLEKDDGTPAIVFGRYVSKVKYLFMYPTFEEIETSKLPPSVKDLENLCHMPLDKLYVNYLKHTDND